Proteins encoded within one genomic window of Methanomicrobia archaeon:
- a CDS encoding HAMP domain-containing protein produces the protein DQVIGLKTTELFPKKGGEAINAVIDTGEPIDHAEMKLGKNVDGEKVEMPILASCRPIYDAKGEIIGAVPAFTEITELKEKENVFTQIFKNIPLPMHLIYVDKEYRVQYVSEELAKYRGFESVDQVIGLKTTDLFPGRGGKAINAVIDTGNPIDHAEMVLGKKVDGEEIKMPILSSCRPIHDAKGEIIGAVPAFTEITEQKEKEEAIRQQQEYLQRNTVKINEAMSEIASGNIEITLEKEKSDEIGEIIDNVHAVAESVKGLVAEAKLLTDAAAEGQLDMRGDVEKFKGAFAEIIRGINDTLDVVVEPIKEVEAVMQRVAVNDFTTKVEGDYKGEFGKLAKSVNKTLVGNVHLQDAFNKLAEGDLRDLEMFKQYGKLSENDRLSPAFITMMETIKNLVTEVQQRSSDAMVGKLDIRSDAGNFKGAYRDVIGSINEMLDAVVNPVNELETLLNQIARGDLSVVMEGDYKGEFEALKNDLNLATESLSDLLVELQNTVEHVTSISKESASSVEQVNSGMQQISSAAQQIARGAQETSNTVNESAMEIKETNAVLEQMQAHADESNKFAVECAENAREMNATAKKSAEGMQEIQAAIASTVNVVTNLGGSIEQIGKTTDMIESIADQTNLLALNAAIEAARAGEHGRGFAVVAEEVRKLAENSKKSTAEIETMIKGLHAEMDKVMKATDSVTQRAEIGRKDLEKVVESVEQTAAMIEDIKNRMGEISEGARKGAESIVKVSTGVDEIASSAEESASSSEESSSAVEEQTAAIEQLSSGIQKLSEITDQATQMIAKFKLKER, from the coding sequence GATCAGGTCATCGGACTGAAAACAACAGAGTTATTCCCGAAGAAGGGGGGAGAAGCGATAAATGCAGTCATTGACACCGGTGAGCCCATAGACCACGCTGAAATGAAGTTAGGGAAGAATGTGGATGGCGAGAAGGTAGAGATGCCAATTCTGGCGTCCTGTCGCCCGATTTACGATGCCAAAGGGGAGATAATCGGTGCGGTTCCTGCGTTTACCGAAATCACCGAACTCAAAGAGAAGGAGAACGTTTTCACGCAGATATTCAAGAATATCCCGCTTCCCATGCATTTGATCTACGTGGACAAAGAGTATCGAGTGCAGTATGTGAGCGAAGAACTAGCGAAGTACAGAGGCTTTGAGAGTGTGGATCAGGTCATCGGACTGAAAACAACAGACCTATTCCCAGGAAGAGGTGGGAAAGCGATAAATGCCGTTATTGATACCGGTAACCCAATCGACCACGCCGAGATGGTCTTAGGGAAGAAAGTTGATGGAGAAGAGATAAAGATGCCAATTCTGTCATCCTGCCGTCCGATTCACGATGCCAAAGGGGAGATAATCGGTGCGGTCCCTGCGTTTACTGAGATCACGGAGCAGAAAGAGAAGGAAGAAGCTATCCGACAACAGCAAGAATACTTACAGAGGAATACCGTGAAGATCAACGAGGCCATGTCAGAAATCGCGAGCGGCAACATTGAAATAACATTGGAGAAGGAGAAGAGCGACGAAATTGGCGAAATCATTGACAACGTTCACGCCGTTGCGGAATCGGTGAAAGGGTTAGTAGCAGAGGCAAAACTGCTTACAGATGCGGCAGCAGAAGGGCAATTGGATATGAGAGGAGATGTAGAGAAGTTCAAGGGCGCCTTCGCTGAAATTATCCGGGGTATCAATGATACACTCGACGTCGTTGTTGAGCCGATCAAAGAAGTAGAAGCAGTCATGCAGCGTGTGGCGGTGAATGATTTCACGACGAAAGTTGAAGGCGATTATAAAGGTGAGTTCGGGAAACTGGCGAAAAGTGTAAACAAGACGCTCGTTGGAAATGTGCATCTCCAAGACGCGTTTAATAAACTTGCAGAGGGCGATCTAAGGGATCTTGAAATGTTTAAGCAATACGGTAAATTATCAGAGAACGACAGATTATCTCCGGCTTTCATAACGATGATGGAAACCATCAAAAATCTAGTGACCGAAGTACAGCAGCGTAGCAGTGATGCTATGGTAGGAAAGCTAGATATTCGTAGTGATGCGGGTAATTTCAAGGGTGCGTATAGAGACGTTATCGGAAGTATTAACGAGATGCTGGATGCAGTTGTCAACCCCGTTAATGAGTTAGAGACACTCTTGAATCAAATAGCCCGCGGTGACCTCAGTGTGGTGATGGAAGGGGACTACAAAGGGGAGTTCGAAGCGCTAAAGAACGATCTCAATCTTGCCACGGAGAGTCTATCAGATTTACTTGTAGAGCTGCAAAACACAGTAGAGCACGTCACGTCGATAAGTAAAGAGTCAGCATCCTCCGTGGAGCAGGTTAATTCAGGTATGCAGCAGATCTCGTCAGCAGCGCAACAAATAGCACGGGGCGCGCAAGAGACATCGAACACTGTCAACGAATCGGCAATGGAGATTAAAGAGACGAATGCAGTGTTAGAACAGATGCAAGCTCATGCAGACGAATCCAATAAATTTGCCGTGGAGTGTGCAGAAAACGCACGAGAGATGAATGCAACAGCTAAGAAATCAGCGGAAGGAATGCAGGAAATCCAGGCTGCTATCGCTAGTACTGTAAATGTCGTAACGAACCTAGGCGGTTCAATAGAGCAAATAGGAAAAACGACTGATATGATTGAGAGCATTGCAGACCAGACGAATCTGCTTGCTTTGAATGCAGCGATAGAAGCTGCGCGTGCCGGAGAACATGGGCGCGGATTTGCGGTCGTTGCCGAGGAAGTGCGAAAACTTGCGGAAAACTCGAAAAAGTCCACCGCAGAGATCGAAACAATGATAAAGGGATTGCATGCAGAAATGGATAAGGTCATGAAAGCCACAGACAGTGTCACACAGCGTGCCGAGATAGGTCGTAAGGATCTCGAGAAGGTGGTAGAGAGTGTAGAGCAAACCGCAGCCATGATCGAGGACATCAAGAACAGGATGGGAGAAATTAGCGAAGGTGCAAGAAAAGGAGCAGAAAGCATTGTAAAGGTGTCAACTGGTGTGGACGAGATTGCCAGTTCTGCAGAAGAGAGCGCATCGTCGTCAGAAGAAAGTTCATCCGCAGTAGAAGAGCAAACCGCAGCCATAGAACAGCTCAGCAGCGGTATCCAGAAACTTTCAGAGATCACAGATCAAGCGACACAGATGATTGCAAAGTTTAAACTAAAGGAGAGATAA
- a CDS encoding chemotaxis protein CheW, with protein MEGTGIGKENDEVKAKVEGGGANQQQLVVFKLGGEEFGVDIMQVREIIRKEALTVVPNAPEFVKGVINLRGQITTIIDLRKRLGLPEKEGQVDEQQERVIVVELGKNTVGMAVDAVTEVTYLAETDVDEVPPLVKENMRTEYLKGVGKLPNRLLILIDLKRVLYGEELNSRQPA; from the coding sequence ATGGAGGGAACAGGAATAGGAAAAGAGAACGATGAAGTAAAGGCAAAAGTAGAAGGAGGCGGCGCAAATCAGCAACAGTTGGTGGTCTTCAAGCTAGGTGGTGAGGAATTCGGCGTTGACATCATGCAAGTGCGTGAGATAATACGCAAAGAAGCCCTTACCGTAGTTCCAAACGCTCCTGAATTCGTTAAAGGCGTGATCAATCTCAGAGGACAAATAACGACGATCATAGACCTTAGGAAGCGGTTAGGATTGCCAGAAAAGGAAGGCCAGGTGGATGAGCAGCAAGAACGAGTCATCGTGGTTGAATTGGGTAAAAATACGGTTGGGATGGCTGTGGATGCCGTAACAGAGGTGACGTATCTCGCAGAAACCGACGTAGATGAGGTGCCTCCATTGGTAAAAGAGAATATGAGGACCGAGTATCTCAAAGGTGTGGGAAAACTGCCGAACAGACTGCTCATCTTGATAGACCTGAAACGCGTGCTGTACGGGGAGGAACTGAACTCACGGCAACCTGCGTAG
- a CDS encoding response regulator: MAKILVVDDAAFMRMMLKNILSANGHEVIGEAENGIQSMEKYEQLKPELITMDVVMPQMDGIEATKEIMRNHPEAKVVMCTAVGQQAKVLEAMKAGAKGYIVKPFQAPNVLEELKKVLSA; the protein is encoded by the coding sequence ATGGCAAAAATATTGGTAGTTGACGATGCCGCATTCATGCGGATGATGTTAAAGAATATTTTGAGTGCGAACGGACACGAAGTCATTGGAGAGGCGGAAAATGGAATACAATCGATGGAGAAATACGAACAGCTGAAGCCAGAACTTATAACGATGGACGTTGTCATGCCGCAAATGGACGGTATCGAAGCGACAAAGGAGATTATGCGGAATCATCCTGAAGCGAAAGTAGTAATGTGCACCGCAGTGGGACAACAGGCGAAGGTGCTGGAAGCAATGAAAGCAGGCGCAAAGGGCTACATAGTAAAGCCGTTCCAGGCTCCTAACGTCTTGGAGGAATTAAAAAAAGTGTTGAGTGCGTGA
- a CDS encoding chemotaxis response regulator protein-glutamate methylesterase, with translation MIDAERELGYGKRTIKVLVVDDSAFMRILVSDMLNTDPEIEVVSVARNGEEGVRRVKELSPDVVTMDVEMPKMNGIEAVKHIMKEKPTPVVMLSGITKQNADVTLEALAQGAFDFVTKPSGTLSLDVEKVKDEIIAKIKAAYSYNGKTGTGMNRRHVMAQTPDYTYAHAHTPANEGRISKKVVVIGSSTGGPKALAEIFSALPQGIPAGMLVVQHMPPYFTKSLAERLDKCSGVHVKEGEVGDMITNGSALVAPGDHHMTINTGKIRLNQEPPVNAIRPSVDVTMMSIAKTYGYNTIGVLLTGMGNDGAAGMKAIKEQGGKTIACDEKTSVIFGMPKEAIKLGCVDKIVPLQEIAAEIMRCVVN, from the coding sequence ATGATAGATGCGGAGAGGGAACTAGGATACGGAAAAAGAACGATAAAGGTGCTTGTGGTGGATGACTCTGCATTTATGCGCATCTTGGTTTCTGACATGCTCAACACGGATCCTGAAATTGAAGTGGTGAGCGTAGCGAGGAACGGTGAAGAAGGTGTGAGAAGAGTAAAAGAGCTTTCTCCGGACGTGGTAACGATGGACGTTGAGATGCCCAAGATGAATGGCATTGAGGCGGTAAAACACATCATGAAAGAAAAGCCGACCCCGGTCGTGATGTTGAGCGGTATCACGAAGCAAAATGCAGACGTTACATTGGAAGCATTGGCTCAAGGCGCTTTCGATTTCGTTACAAAGCCTTCTGGCACCCTATCTCTGGACGTAGAGAAAGTGAAGGATGAAATTATAGCAAAGATAAAAGCTGCGTATTCATACAACGGAAAAACAGGTACTGGCATGAACCGACGTCACGTTATGGCACAAACACCCGATTATACCTACGCTCATGCACATACGCCCGCAAACGAGGGTAGAATAAGCAAAAAAGTAGTTGTTATCGGCTCTTCTACCGGGGGTCCAAAAGCACTTGCCGAGATCTTTTCCGCGCTTCCACAAGGCATCCCAGCCGGCATGCTCGTGGTTCAACACATGCCGCCGTATTTCACCAAATCACTTGCAGAACGGCTGGATAAATGCTCTGGTGTGCACGTAAAGGAGGGCGAAGTCGGGGATATGATAACTAATGGCTCAGCACTCGTTGCTCCGGGGGATCATCATATGACCATAAATACGGGGAAGATACGCCTTAATCAAGAACCGCCGGTGAACGCCATCAGACCCTCGGTTGATGTCACCATGATGTCCATTGCCAAAACGTACGGTTACAACACCATTGGCGTCCTCCTCACCGGTATGGGGAATGACGGTGCAGCGGGAATGAAAGCGATCAAAGAGCAAGGTGGTAAAACGATAGCCTGTGATGAGAAGACTTCTGTAATCTTCGGTATGCCAAAAGAGGCGATTAAGCTCGGATGCGTGGATAAGATCGTGCCGCTGCAGGAAATCGCGGCTGAAATCATGAGGTGTGTGGTAAATTGA